A genomic segment from Peribacillus sp. ACCC06369 encodes:
- a CDS encoding Na(+)/H(+) antiporter subunit F1, translated as MFDLILKIALLGVSLSMIGFLYRLIKGPSVPDRVVALDAMGINLIAIVALASIVMDTSAYLEAILLLGILSFIGTVAFAKFLEKGEIIEDDRNR; from the coding sequence ATGTTCGATCTAATACTTAAAATCGCGTTGCTCGGTGTTTCGCTTTCCATGATTGGATTCTTATACCGTTTAATCAAAGGGCCTTCCGTACCGGATCGGGTCGTCGCACTCGATGCGATGGGAATAAACCTAATAGCAATCGTTGCACTTGCCTCCATTGTCATGGATACAAGCGCTTATCTGGAAGCCATTCTACTGCTCGGAATCCTATCTTTCATAGGAACGGTCGCGTTCGCCAAATTCCTTGAGAAAGGGGAGATTATCGAAGATGACCGCAATCGTTGA
- the mnhG gene encoding monovalent cation/H(+) antiporter subunit G — protein MTAIVEILSALFLLMGVFLFLVSAFGIIRLPDVYTRNHAASKSSTLGIMFILIGTLLYFYYKHSHFDFRVVLAIIFIFMTSPVAGHLINRSAYHSGVKMWDRSVQDDLKKIR, from the coding sequence ATGACCGCAATCGTTGAAATCCTATCAGCCCTATTCCTATTAATGGGGGTCTTTCTCTTTTTAGTCTCGGCTTTCGGAATCATCCGGCTGCCCGATGTCTATACAAGAAATCACGCTGCCTCAAAAAGCTCGACACTTGGGATCATGTTCATCCTGATTGGCACCTTGTTATATTTCTATTATAAGCATAGCCATTTCGATTTCCGGGTCGTGCTCGCGATCATCTTCATCTTCATGACCAGCCCAGTTGCCGGGCATTTAATCAATCGCTCGGCTTACCATTCAGGCGTTAAAATGTGGGATCGGAGTGTCCAGGATGATTTAAAGAAAATCCGGTGA
- a CDS encoding MOSC N-terminal beta barrel domain-containing protein → MLVGHIQEITRHPVKSFTGEQVQKTRVMDYGLYGDRSHAFKDKNGKFLTITQVPEMVRYQAVFSGEETLDQYPEIKVKTPSGNVLTWGEEAFREEMERLLNQEATSVVYPPAHIPFGAIEEENILLVSDASIGELSKLWGREVDGRRFRPNLVLSLENKTPFLEERWFGKRILIGEDVELEIKRHCERCMIITVDPSDSHRDPSLLKTVVKERNNHFGVYASVIRTGEISLGDQVYLKD, encoded by the coding sequence ATGCTGGTTGGTCATATACAGGAAATCACCCGTCATCCTGTAAAATCTTTCACTGGTGAACAGGTACAGAAAACAAGGGTGATGGATTATGGACTATATGGAGATCGCAGTCATGCCTTTAAAGACAAAAATGGGAAGTTCCTGACGATAACCCAAGTCCCGGAGATGGTCCGCTATCAAGCTGTTTTTTCTGGTGAGGAAACACTTGACCAATATCCGGAAATAAAAGTGAAGACCCCTTCAGGAAACGTGCTGACATGGGGAGAGGAAGCCTTTCGGGAGGAAATGGAACGGTTGTTAAATCAGGAGGCAACATCCGTTGTTTATCCGCCAGCACATATCCCGTTCGGTGCGATTGAAGAAGAAAACATCCTGCTAGTCAGTGATGCCTCGATTGGCGAATTGTCGAAGCTTTGGGGAAGAGAAGTGGATGGCAGAAGATTCAGGCCCAATTTGGTGCTATCTTTAGAGAACAAAACGCCCTTTTTAGAAGAGCGATGGTTCGGAAAAAGGATTCTGATCGGGGAAGATGTTGAACTGGAAATCAAAAGGCATTGTGAGCGTTGTATGATCATAACAGTTGATCCAAGCGATTCCCATAGAGATCCATCACTCTTGAAAACTGTCGTCAAGGAAAGGAACAATCATTTTGGTGTATACGCCTCGGTCATACGAACAGGTGAAATCAGTTTAGGGGACCAGGTATATTTAAAGGATTGA